Proteins encoded together in one Ipomoea triloba cultivar NCNSP0323 chromosome 4, ASM357664v1 window:
- the LOC116015363 gene encoding uncharacterized protein LOC116015363, giving the protein MNRTTAMDVGLKRDNRTRKTRKEKAVKVVYISTPMKVKTSASRFRSLVQELTGRHSDIARIMENNDGATDFEVFPDLDGAGAGDDDRVMIGGLNDEGHRHSSPSFFRFPMVNNSVEESPTSSESLAEPPLDDHVFSSQVDEQFQAMFPLDLFLNLNSADLDGDILGSY; this is encoded by the coding sequence ATGAACAGAACAACTGCAATGGACGTCGGATTGAAGCGCGACAATCGTACGAGGAAGACGAGGAAGGAGAAGGCAGTTAAGGTTGTTTACATTTCGACTCCGATGAAGGTTAAGACCAGCGCGTCGAGGTTTCGATCGCTGGTCCAGGAGCTCACCGGCCGCCACTCCGACATCGCTCGGATCATGGAGAACAACGACGGCGCCACCGATTTCGAGGTTTTTCCTGACCTCgacggcgccggcgccggcgacgACGACCGAGTGATGATCGGCGGTTTGAACGACGAAGGTCATCGTCACTCCTCGCCGTCGTTCTTCAGGTTCCCGATGGTGAATAATTCCGTCGAGGAGTCGCCGACGAGCTCCGAATCGCTGGCGGAGCCGCCGTTGGACGATCACGTGTTCAGTTCTCAGGTGGATGAGCAGTTTCAAGCTATGTTCCCACTGGATTTGTTTCTCAACCTTAATTCTGCCGACCTAGATGGTGATATACTGGGTAGCTACTAG
- the LOC116017914 gene encoding uncharacterized protein LOC116017914, with translation MADYYYYNNPYSSQPRLSLHFCFFFAVLFMFVGITWYINYGHILEAIIDQIKLLLMVSPLLLLLVLHLLSWLDMSLFFIPLPRQDSYRRSGGTPWGVGLFLVILMFMLSYQSDLRERLFPLLSK, from the coding sequence atggcagattactactactacaacaaTCCTTATTCTTCTCAACCTCGTTTATCCCTACACTTCTGTTTCTTCTTTGCTGTGCTATTCATGTTTGTGGGCATCACATGGTACATCAACTATGGGCATATTCTTGAGGCCATTATAGACCAGATCAAGCTGCTACTAATGGTGTCTCCTCTGCTTCTTCTCCTTGTTCTTCACTTGCTTTCATGGCTTGACATGTCACTCTTCTTCATTCCATTACCGCGCCAAGATTCCTACCGGAGGAGTGGGGGAACTCCCTGGGGTGTTGGGTTGTTCCTTGTGATCCTCATGTTCATGTTGTCTTATCAGTCTGATCTTCGCGAACGCCTGTTCCCTCTCCTCAGCAAATGA
- the LOC116016606 gene encoding E3 ubiquitin-protein ligase ATL42-like: MDLATIFAPSSDNSRIPNCFPSLATNPSNGNPFHSPTSKAAIASLENIKVNSSFLEKDPISCCQICKSEFVLDLELKMLPCKHVYHSECILQWLETKNTCPVCQFQLPTEEDEDYDLQGLPRGENFIGTIIAEELLNGEEETEEDLMHFHDPPTPVSVMPRYRRLPRGENFISTIISEESLNDEEDLLPLDPPRPAAVRPNLTMMNDWLPGGENFIGEELLDDEYFMHFQDPSTPIVMMPNLTMMNDWWLDFTMVDHLRSQSSDTLALTSVSVSFSEIMNCLLISFHQLVMDTEFESMDLESVDLLVSMANIGENDYGVGVMANVNG, encoded by the coding sequence ATGGACCTTGCCACCATTTTTGCCCCATCAAGTGACAACTCTCGCATCCCCAACTGTTTTCCTTCCCTTGCCACTAACCCCTCTAATGGCAATCCCTTCCACAGTCCAACTTCAAAGGCTGCTATAGCATCTCTTGAAAACATAAAAGTAAACTCTTCATTTCTAGAAAAAGATCCAATTAGTTGTTGCCAAATTTGCAAAAGTGAGTTTGTGTTAGATCTAGAACTTAAGATGCTTCCATGTAAGCATGTGTACCATTCAGAATGCATTTTGCAATGGTTAGAGACAAAGAACACATGCCCAGTTTGTCAATTCCAGCTGCCAACAGAGGAGGATGAGGATTATGATTTGCAGGGGTTGCCAAGAGGTGAGAATTTTATAGGGACAATAATTGCAGAGGAATTGTTGAATGGTGAAGAGGAGACAGAGGAAGACTTGATGCATTTTCATGATCCACCGACACCTGTTTCGGTGATGCCTAGGTATCGTCGATTGCCAAGAGGTGAGAATTTTATAAGTACAATAATTTCAGAAGAATCGTTGAATGATGAGGAGGACTTGTTGCCTCTGGATCCACCGAGACCTGCTGCGGTGAGGCCTAATCTCACCATGATGAATGACTGGTTGCCAGGAGGTGAGAATTTTATAGGGGAAGAATTGTTGGATGATGAGTACTTCATGCATTTTCAGGATCCATCGACTCCCATTGTGATGATGCCTAATCTCACCATGATGAATGATTGGTGGCTTGATTTTACCATGGTAGACCATTTGAGGAGTCAGAGCAGCGACACTCTGGCCCTGACAAGTGTCAGTGTGAGTTTCAGTGAGATTATGAATTGTCTACTCATTAGCTTCCATCAGCTTGTGATGGACACTGAGTTTGAAAGCATGGATCTTGAAAGCGTGGATCTTTTGGTGTCAATGGCGAACATTGGTGAGAATGATTATGGTGTTGGAGTAATGGCCAATGTGAATGGTTAA
- the LOC116016605 gene encoding E3 ubiquitin-protein ligase RING1-like, whose amino-acid sequence MDSTAAAAAAATTTQHHLQTYWCHECDMSVFLLCPPTPSPARCPHCTSDFLEQMDSFAPPPPQQHSLGTTSPSLAPMFVDPTTTLLPSDENFLLDSPYLHRLIHHLTTTNDVFTTANRPHNPTSNSAIQSLHDLRIDSSILDKDPVIPCPICKDLFVLNLEVKMLPCKHMYHSDCILPWLEMNNSCPVCRFRLPPREDEDSEVEALPRGDNFVGAMRLEELMDDDGELFGFQSTIRRIARSEVESLIQFGRRHQTVMESDGSHGNSEVFLLSPTQIGEAGLGVGVARRATSVETVSSLPCCPGDSACEGEVGVSSSRLGEGDAAVRS is encoded by the coding sequence ATGGACtcaaccgccgccgccgccgccgccgccactaCTACTCAACATCACCTCCAGACTTACTGGTGTCACGAATGCGACATGAGCGTCTTCCTCCTCTGCCCGCCCACTCCTTCCCCCGCGCGTTGCCCTCACTGCACCTCCGACTTCCTCGAGCAAATGGACTCCTTTGCCCCTCCTCCTCCGCAACAACACAGCCTCGGTACCACTAGCCCTAGCTTAGCTCCCATGTTCGTGGACCCTACTACAACCCTCCTCCCCTCCGACGAGAACTTCCTCCTCGACAGCCCTTATCTCCACCGCCTCATCCACCATCTAACCACCACCAACGACGTCTTCACCACCGCCAATCGCCCCCACAACCCTACCTCCAACTCCGCTATACAATCGCTACATGACTTACGAATTGACTCTTCAATTCTGGACAAGGATCCGGTTATACCCTGTCCGATTTGCAAGGACTTGTTCGTTTTAAACCTAGAAGTGAAAATGTTGCCCTGTAAGCATATGTACCATTCCGATTGCATTTTGCCGTGGTTAGAGATGAATAACTCGTGTCCGGTTTGTCGGTTCCGGCTTCCTCCGCGGGAGGATGAGGACTCCGAGGTCGAGGCTTTGCCGAGAGGGGACAATTTCGTAGGAGCGATGAGACTCGAGGAATTGATGGATGACGATGGGGAGCTTTTTGGTTTTCAAAGTACTATCAGACGTATTGCTAGGAGTGAGGTTGAATCCCTTATACAATTTGGACGAAGGCATCAGACTGTAATGGAAAGCGATGGCAGTCATGGCAATAGTGAAGTGTTTTTGCTTTCTCCTACACAAATTGGGGAAGCTGGTCTTGGAGTTGGGGTTGCTCGGAGGGCTACCAGTGTGGAGACTGTTTCGAGTTTGCCATGCTGCCCGGGGGATAGTGCCTGTGAAGGTGAAGTTGGTGTTAGCAGCAGTAGGTTGGGTGAAGGAGATGCTGCCGTGAGGTCTTGA